The following coding sequences are from one Cryptococcus deuterogattii R265 chromosome 1, complete sequence window:
- a CDS encoding transcription initiation factor TFIID subunit 10: MSNFSSTPNAPTPQAQQQQAQSQHQAAPSQSQPMPFAPVSTSSSVPTPVTSAVGVSAPASASISPQSAIGGSTGSPAPAPISSTVNGFATATSTSTSVAVPSVGASGTQATITSAPNATSVPGDQSSTSALISSSGPTRGPTGNASTSAPAATQTEAQPSSQDSFWAARREEEIARRDRSLAELLVMLDGYKPLIPEEVTEYFLQRSGFDCSDPRLKRLLSLVAQKFISDLSRDAFHFSKLRVNGATAGRGRPAAGVDRNRVVLTMDDLSLALGEHGVNLKAPDYYL; the protein is encoded by the exons ATGTCGAACTTTTCCTCGACTCCCAATGCACCCACTCCTCAAGcgcagcaacagcaagctCAATCTCAGCATCAAGCCGCTCCCAGCCAAAGTCAGCCTATGCCTTTTGCGCCGgtatcaacatcttcttcagtaCCGACACCTGTCACTAGTGCTGTCGGCGTGTCTGCGCCTGCTTCTGCATCAATATCTCCCCAGTCTGCTATCGGCGGATCAACAGGGTCACCAGCTCCTGCACCTATCTCTAGTACCGTTAATGGCTTTGCAACTGCTACATCCACATCTACATCGGTCGCAGTACCTAGTGTTGGTGCATCAGGCACACAAGCGACTATAACATCTGCTCCCAATGCTACCTCCGTCCCCGGTGATCAGTCCAGCACATCTGCTTTGATCTCGTCTTCGGGACCTACACGTGGACCGACAGGGAATGCATCTACTTCGGCCCCGGCCGCTACCCAAACGGAAGCCCAACCATCAAGCCAAGATAGCTTCTGGGCAGCGCgtagggaagaggagattgctCGTCGCGATCGAAGCTTGGCGGAACTGTTGGTCATGCTAGATGGGTATAAGCCTCTT ATCCCGGAAGAGGTCACTGAGTACTTTTTACAACGGTCAGGATTCGATTGCTCTGACCCCAGGCT GAAGCGTCTGTTATCTCTTGTTGCTCAAAAGTTCATCTCAGACCTTTCAAGGGACgccttccacttctcaaAACTGAGAGTGAATGGCGCTACGGCTGGTAGAGGTAGacctgctgctggtgtC GACAGGAACAGAGTTGTTTTGACGATGGACGACCTCAGTCTTGCTCTTGGTGAACATGGGGTCAATCTTAAAGCTCCGGATTATT ATCTGTAA
- a CDS encoding prenyl protein peptidase, producing the protein MDSSLSLPPVLSSGIPLSSAHALSFLFTTSYVSSLYVSQHLFGASTPNPKKGPSPRTAHSQTELLPPISATDADGLGVEHDLGPELGSRDHPITIKRRMKAVACSTFLSVGGVYYVVKQVGRYSWEEAIRPTMALLGVPIGFALPSRVLPYLLTPGLMVGPLYAMYLSGEVPVIGWRKKGESLCSTVKREFGLVEVRNYIVGPLTEEVVFRSTILAVSLLGRLSLKSLIFGTPMWFGIAHAHHGFEMYKKNGRNGAAALQAILTTLFQLTYTTLFGWFASYLYLRTGSVLPPLSAHIYCNVMGMYLPTTAIKRYPRKKTLIWGTYLAGIAGFYFGIQAL; encoded by the exons ATGGACTCTTCGCTATCGTTACCACCAGTTCTTTCATCAGGGATCCCACTGAGCAGTGCCCACGCCCtgtctttcctcttcacaaCGTCCTACGTTAGCTCGCTCTACGTCTCACAGCATCTCTTCGGAGCATCGACTCCAAACCCCAAAAAAGGTCCATCACCCCGTACGGCCCATTCGCAGACAGAACTTCTGCCTCCTATTTCAGCCACAGATGCCGACGGCTTAGGAGTCGAACATGATCTCGGCCCGGAGCTCGGGAGTCGAGACCACCCTATTACCATCAAACGTCGAATGAAGGCTGTCGCCTGCTCTACCTTTCTGAGTGTAGGAGGAGTGTATTATGTGGTAAAGCAGGTGGGGCGCTATAGCTGGGAAGAAGCTATTAGACCTACTATGGCTTTGCTGGGAGTTCCCATAGGTTTCGCCTTGCCGTCTCGAGTCCTGCCATATCTTTTGACTCCAGGATTGATGGTAGGACCTCTGTATGCTATGTACTTAAGTGGGGAGGTGCCTGTGAttggatggagaaaaaagggagagtCTCTATGTTCTACTGTGAAAAGAGAATTTGGCTTAGTGGAAGTGAGAAACTACATCGTT GGTCCTCTGACAGAGGAAGTGGTATTTAGGTCTACCATACTAGCTGTATCACTTCTAGGCCGACTTTCTTTGAAATCCTTGATCTTCGGTACCCCAATGTGGTTTGGGATAG CTCATGCCCATCATGGATTCGAAATGtacaagaagaatggaagaaacGGAGCAGCCGCCTTGCAGGCCATCTTGACTACTC TTTTCCAGCTCACATATACAACCCTCTTTGGCTGGTTCGCCTCATATCTCTACCTCCGCACAG GATCTGTCTTGCCCCCACTGTCAGCGCACATTTACTGCAATGTGATGGGTATGTATCTTCCAACTACAGCTATCAAGCGTTAcccgaggaagaaaactT TGATCTGGGGAACGTACTTGGCCGGAATCGCAGGGTTTTATTTTGGCATTCAGGCTTTATAA
- a CDS encoding 60S ribosomal protein L23 has product MSIKSAAAGTKFRMSLGLPVGAVMNCADNSGAKNLYVISVIGFGARLNRLPAAAAGDMVMASVKKGKPELRKKVMPAIICRQRKPWRRRDGIFLYFEDNAGVIVNAKGEMKGSAINGPVAKECADLWPRIASNAGTVV; this is encoded by the exons ATGTCCATCAAGT CCGCCGCCGCCGGTACCAAGTTCCGCATGTCCCTCGGTCTCCCCGTCGGTGCCGTCATGAACTGCGCTGACAACTCTGGTGCCAAGA ACCTCTACGTTATCTCCGTTATTGGTTTCGGTGCCCGACTTAACCGACTTcctgctgccgctgccgGTGACATGGTTATGGCTTCCGTCAAGAAGGGTAAGCCTGAGCTTCGTAAGAAGG TCATGCCTGCTATCATCTGCCGACAGAGGAAGCcctggaggagaagggacgGTATCTTCCTTTACTTCGAGGACAACGCCGGTGTCATTGTCAACGCTAAGGGTGAGATGAAGGGTTCTGCCATCAACGGACC TGTCGCGAAGGAGTGCGCCGACCTCTGGCCCCGTATCGCCTCCAACGCCGGTACCGTCGTCTAA
- a CDS encoding helicase, with amino-acid sequence MSTVTPSLANSTAASSPMPQSPETRSASPSKAEVKIVSSGDRDAAANGADVDGQEGTADPKKAVEELKEKGQHDPEAAARAARLSFLLDKSTIYAKIIGDRMARQQIEKRKAEARAEVRKANKEKKEAEAKEVKREGMRDKRKPKENEVESKTEGRGKRKRQTVGGRDEKKAKVDTDEIDVDERPPAQVSEQIQDVRDEQDREEEDDGDVQYSFKQPELVTGAKLRDYQLAGVQWMISLYENGLNGILADEMGLGKTLQTISFLSHLRSKGTWGPFLIVCPLSVLNNWIMEFEKFTPSVPVLMYHGNPDHRAELRASRLQTPTASDAGSAKTKRRKSNGKVTGNDTSTFPIVITTYEICMKDKQFLSGIRWKFIVVDEGHRLKNLDCKLIRELKSYTSANRMILTGTPLHNNLAELWSLLNFILPDIFDDLDSFQQWFNFDEMNEGQTTEGLLNKSNVVASLHAILKPFLLRRLKIDVEKELPPKKEYLLFAPLTQMQKDIYQAIVSGQIREYLIDKVSSSGSGANTPKEETPELEAVVEATDGRGQRKKKKVNYRIEENDNKYVRDLEEGRIRPEDGPAGVEEKSAAEVGREWALKQATKHVNNMRLQNLVMQLRKISSHPYLFDWPSDPVTGELVVDDNLVNASGKMLLLNRLLDALFRKGHRVLLFSQFTTMLDVIEDWATVYKGWKICRIDGSTSQESRREQMDEFNGGKDDPDACKLFLLSTRAGGLGINLVSADTVIFFDQDWNPQMDLQAQDRAHRIGQTKPVLVFRLVSAHTIESKILAKAGNKRKLEALVISQGKFGRVVDENGKVLLGRKSTKKAEAKESVTEMAKALLDLEGEEINVASKDDQIISDADLEILLDRSAAAFARQKGWSAGLGKAGAHGRAEQLKKGEKTTFEVFETGKDDGQGLSGMFGGDGDAE; translated from the exons ATGTCTACTGTGACACCATCACTCGCCAATTCGACTGCTGCCTCATCTCCAATGCCCCAATCTCCGGAGACACGAAGCGCGTCACCCTCAAAGGCGGAGGTCAAAATTGTCTCTAGCGGCGATCGCGATGCCGCTGCCAATGGTGCAGACGTCGACGGCCAGGAAGGGACAGCAGATCCTAAGAAGGCAGTCGAAGAattgaaagaaaaaggacaacATGATCCAGAG GCTGCGGCTCGAGCTGCTCGTCTGAGTTTCTTACTTGACAAGTCTACAATCTACGCAAAGATCATTGGCGATCGTATGGCCCGCCAGCAAATCGAGAAACGAAAAGCCGAAGCACGAGCAGAAGTCAGGAAGGCcaacaaggagaagaaggaggcagAAGCAAAGGAGGTCAAGAGAGAAGGCATGAGAGATAAAAGAAAACccaaggagaatgaggTTGAAAGCAAGACTGAAGGTCGAggcaagagaaagaggcagaCCGTTGGTGGccgagatgagaagaaggctaaAGTCGACACGGATGAA ATCGATGTTGACGAGCGACCACCTGCGCAGGTCTCGGAACAGATTCAAGATGTCCGGGATGAACAAGacagggaagaggaagacgacggAGACGTTCAATATTCCTTCAAGCAGCCCGAGCTCGTTACTGGTGCTAAACTCAGAGACTACCAGCTTGCAGGTGTCCAATGGATGATCAGTCTGTATGAGAATGGCCTCAATGGTATTCTTGCTGATGAAATGGGTCTTGGCAAG ACTCTGCAAACaatttctttcctttcccatttGCGAAGTAAAGGCACTTGGGGCCCGTTCTTGATTGTCTGCCCTCTTTCCGTCTTGAACAACTGGATAATGGAATTCGAAAAATTCACTCCTAGTGTCCCT GTCCTCATGTACCATGGCAATCCTGATCATCGCGCTGAGCTTCGGGCTTCTCGTCTACAAACTCCTACCGCGTCTGATGCTGGCTCAGCCAAGACCAAGCGGCGTAAATCCAATGGCAAGGTAACCGGTAACGACACTTCAACGTTCCCTATCGTTATCACGACCTATGAGATTTGTATGAAGGATAAGCAGTTTTTGAGCGGTATCAGGTGGAAGTTCATCGTTGTCGACGAAGGTCACAGATTGAAGAACCTGGATTGCAA GCTTATTCGTGAGCTTAAATCATATACCAGTGCCAATCGAATGATCCTTACAGGCACACCTCTCCAT AACAATCTCGCCGAGCTCTGGTCTCTCCTCAATTTCATCCTTCCGGATATCTTTGACGATCTGGACTCGTTCCAGCAATGGTTCAACTTTGACGAGATGAATGAGGGGCAAACGACTGAAGGTTTGCTCAACAAATCAAACGTTGTAGCATCTTTACACGCCATCCTGAAGCCATTTTTGCTTCGACGTCTCAAGATCGACGTCGAGAAAGAACTTCCCCCCAAAAAGGAATATCTCCTTTTCGCTCCTCTTACTCAGATGCAAAAAGACATTTACCAGGCTATCGTTTCTGGCCAGATCCGCGAATATCTTATCGACAAAGTCTCCTCCAGTGGATCAGGCGCAAATACCCCCAAGGAAGAAACCCCCGAGCTTGAAGCTGTAGTCGAAGCGACAGATGGTCgagggcagaggaagaagaaaaaggtcaaCTATAGgattgaagagaatgaCAATAAGTATGTGAGAGATTTGGAGGAAGGCAGGATAAGGCCCGAAGATGGCCCGGCTggggtggaagaaaagagtgCGGCTGAGGTAGGAAGGGAGTGGGCGTTGAAGCAAGCGA CCAAGCACGTCAACAACATGCGCCTGCAGAATCTTGTTATGCAGCTCCGAAAGATCTCTTCACATCCTTATCTCTTCGATTGGCCGAGCGACCCTGTCACCGGGGAACTAGTTGTAGACGATAACTTGGTCAATGCGAGTGGGAAAATGCTGCTGTTAAACAGATTGCTCGATGCCCTATTTCGGAAGGGTCATCGCGTCCTGTTGTTTAGTCAATTTACTACCATGTTGGATGTTATC GAGGACTGGGCTACGGTATACAAGGGCTGGAAAATTTGTCGAATTGATGGGTCAACCTCTCAAGAATCTCGTCGAGAACAGATGGACGAATTCAATGGCGGCAAAGACGATCCAGACGCCTGCAAGCTCTTTTTACTAAGCACACGAGCCGGTGGTCTTGGTATTAACCTTGTCAGCGCCGACactgtcatcttctttgatcAAGACTGGA ACCCTCAAATGGACTTGCAAGCCCAAGATCGTGCTCACCGTATTGGGCAAACTAAACCTGTTCTCGTCTTCCGACTTGTTTCTGCCCATACTATCGAAAGCAAAATCCTGGCCAAGGCCGGCAATAAGCGAAAGCTCGAGGCGCTCGTCATTTCTCAAGGGAAATTTGGTCGAGTGGTAGATGAGAACGGAAAGGTGTTGTTAGGCAGAAAAAGTaccaagaaggctgaggcAAAGGAGAGCGTTACAGAAATGGCCAAGGCGTTATTAGATTTAGAAGGCGAAGAGATTAATGTCGCGAGCAAGGACGATCAAATTATCAG TGATGCTGACCTCGAAATCCTCCTCGATCGATCCGCTGCAGCATTCGCACGTCAAAAAGGTTGGTCCGCTGGTTTGGGCAAAGCTGGTGCCCATGGTCGAGCAGAGCAACTCAAGAAGGGTGAAAAGACCACGTTTGAGGTGTTTGAGACCGGCAAGGATGACGGGCAGGGGTTGTCCGGGATGTTTGGGGGGGATGGTGATGCTGAATAG
- a CDS encoding 50S ribosomal protein L36, whose product MLAILRRIPQLARAGPSNPTQRFCSTCSPRPLTSSLRPSLPSLSTSLASRPILALQATNVGRGISQVRGMKVRSSVKKFCDGCLVVRRKGRIYVICSKNPKHKQRQG is encoded by the exons ATGCTCGCCATCCTTCGCCGTATCCCACAGCTCGCAAGAGCGGGCCCTTCCAACCCTACACAACGATTTTGCTCCACCTGCTCTCCCCGCCCCCTCACCTCCAGCCTCCGACCGTCGTTGCCTTCATTATCCACCTCTCTTGCCTCTCGACCTATTCTTGCGTTGCAAGCAACAAATGTTGGCAGGGGAATTTCTCAGGTCAGGGGTATGAAAGTAAGGAGTAGTGTGAAGAAGTTTTGTGACGGCTGTTTAGTCGtccgaagaaaagggagaatATATGTCATCTGTTCAAAAAATCCCAAGCACAAGCAG CGACAAGGATAA
- a CDS encoding C2H2 zinc finger protein Zas1A yields the protein MAASTPATGENPLVAKSTTSTISGPTTLASTTGGGGRGRGKDGKEKETFACTFPGCGQTYSRMEYLKRHQRKHQDERPFQCKDCSKAFARSDVLLRHRRRCHPTPPPVDHSTSPPALNRIYNGMPVSSSRTDAREASSSHHRSRKHPRQSDGDEEHDQSRARIDPALRDDYDESSGERYRDRGYDNNGTYGQYYNASASDDHPNYSSHLMPMFNQDQSYHSLNDPNHLEDASVLLSMAYPGGVPGNGRQSQEQRDLPEWASNPTINLIMETAVANRECEDADKPISDGNGTSSNPSPIGVQPQADAASVDASVTSVPEQTEVSVPVSSAPEVVSSGQQEIDPQLQSDAALASTSATAEGFLNTMSWLSEMDNQGVFNKTGNTPDNSNWSLLRPPQNTPFSISSLFSPSAHGISSDFANNSTSNNNNSNRQDSPNVLHILEQLAMYEVPQTAANPNPERPLLRLHHAEIATLAGEEIDKGSRFYIPADWFNGCYQIPHWALPPLRTLSMMACRTFHTLLNHFSFVHLPTFRLIDTAACLAFAICTVGGIRTGNSSILDQYLWQPPTGNGRPNPELSKGLDGPVVPDQSWESLYEENWYRHNEPVRARQVSDVANWKNGPVVRSEKTNMLVKSFSLARGVLMTEYNVALLQALILYHAPNFLSEDERERASANMFLGTIVNVTRQIGFFGPENDHCAQTIRIPEEPYTPNELDRCWREWIQLETRRRTAYLVYQLDTISSLESNIPCILSSCELAYIPLPAPDTLWKAPTAEAWLKAVKKYRPMTMDEAMRRTFFLPTYGTFDKLHQKADTQFYHLLNQSDYGPFARMAMVITLLRGVIDIGEGKRDRGDWRDLTDLWVGCSWLRPGKVILAQDGTDLGAITRDGLKDRFKQALQKWREGWDFDSLCACPTSGIFNRSNGMTSPENSGSERSPNSDEDEIPKETLNYCEDALPIYWLAQALLNILYANSFHSSGTNLFSGLRYGDMLKSARTFTRTGEGVPIKVRNMSASQARDGSHRNSHPENSISTQSISGRTKDNPPTPALTSSNPPSVTSTGFSPAEAKLSGLSADINDGTFAGILEALAANSEELGMNIGLNADDYPTQSGSDSGPAFGVVGANSTAITPSQANAGASITVGSSAGNGDVELTENDLAKHLGLMI from the exons ATGGCAGCATCCACACCTGCGACGGGTGAGAATCCCCTAGTGGCGAAGTCGACAACGTCGACAATCAGTGGGCCGACGACTCTAGCGTCCACAACGGGAGGAGGTGGCCGAGGAAGGggcaaggatgggaaagagaaagagacgTTTGCCTGCACCTTTCCGGGTTGTGGCCAG acttaTAGCCGTATGGAATACTTGAAAAGGCATCAGAGAAAAC ATCAAGACGAAAGACCTTTCCAATGCAAAGATTGCTCCAAAGCCTTTGCTCGAAG TGATGTCCTCCTTCGACACCGACGCCGATGCCATCctactcctcctcctgtGGACCATTCCACTTCCCCACCTGCCTTAAACCGTATTTACAATGGTATGCCCGTCTCATCATCCCGCACAGATGCACGCGaggcatcatcatcgcatCACCGATCCCGTAAGCACCCCAGGCAgagtgatggtgatgaagagcaCGATCAATCTCGTGCTCGAATCGATCCCGCTCTAAGGGACGACTATGACGAATCGagtggagaaagatatCGGGACAGGGGTTACGACAATAACGGCACGTATGGCCAGTACTACAATGCCTCAGCCAGTGACGACCATCCCAATTACTCCTCTCATCTTATGCCCATGTTCAACCAAGACCAGTCATATCACAGCTTGAACGATCCCAACCACCTTGAAGATGCGTCTGTCCTCTTGAGCATGGCTTATCCCGGTGGGGTCCCAGGGAATGGTAGACAGTCACAGGAACAAAGAGATTTGCCGGAATGGGCTAGCAATCCCACGATCAACTTGATCATGGAGACCGCTGTTGCCAACCGCGAATGCGAAGATGCCGACAAGCCCATTTCCGACGGCAACGGAACAAGTTCGAACCCATCGCCCATTGGTGTCCAACCTCAGGCCGACGCTGCATCTGTTGACGCTTCCGTTACCTCTGTCCCGGAGCAAACGGAGGTTTCAGTACCTGTCTCCTCCGCCCCCGAAGTTGTGTCTTCAGGGCAACAGGAGATTGACCCGCAACTGCAGAGTGACGCTGCTTTGGCTTCCACTTCTGCTACTGCCGAGGGTTTTCTCAACACGATGAGCTGGTTGTCGGAAATGGACAATCAGGGAGTGTTCAACAAGACGGGCAACACGCCTGATAATTCTAACTGG TCTCTTTTGCGACCACCCCAAAATACCCCTTtttctatctcttctttattctctccttccgctCATGGAATCTCAAGCGACTTCGCCAATAATTCCACTTCCAACAATAACAACAGCAACCGGCAAGACTCCCCAAACGTGCTACATATCCTCGAACAGCTCGCCATGTATGAAGTCCCTCAAACAGCTGCCAACCCCAACCCCGAACGACCTCTGCTTCGTCTCCATCACGCCGAAATCGCAACTCTCGCTGGGGAAGAAATCGACAAAGGCAGCCGATTTTACATCCCAGCGGATTGGTTTAACGGGTGCTACCAAATTCCTCACTGGGCCCTCCCACCTCTCCGCACTCTCTCAATGATGGCTTGCCGTACTTTTCATACACTCCTCAACCACTTTTCCTTTGTCCACCTCCCCACATTCAGGCTTATTGATACCGCAGCCTGTCTGGCTTTTGCCATCTGCACTGTGGGCGGTATTAGGACGGGCAATTCATCGATATTGGATCAATATCTTTGGCAGCCGCCTACCGGCAACGGCCGACCCAATCCTGAACTATCCAAAGGCCTAGACGGCCCCGTCGTTCCTGATCAGAGCTGGGAGAGCTTGTATGAGGAGAATTGGTATCGGCATAACGAGCCAGTCCGGGCTCGACAGGTGTCCGATGTGGCTaattggaagaatgggcCCGTTGTCAGGAGCGAAAAGACGAATATGCTCGTCAAGTCGTTTTCGCTCGCAAGAGGGGTTTTGATGACGGAGTATAATGTTGCGTTGTTGCAGGCTTTGATCCTTTATCATGCTCCTAATTTTTTgagtgaggatgaaagggaaCGGGCATCCGCGAATATGTTCTTGGGTACTATCGTCAAT GTCACTCGTCAAATTGGATTCTTCGGCCCCGAAAACGACCACTGCGCCCAAACAATCCGCATTCCCGAGGAACCATATACTCCCAACGAGCTTGACCGATGCTGGCGCGAATGGATCCAGCTCGAAACCCGACGCCGAACAGCATACCTCGTCTACCAACTCgacaccatctcctccctcgAATCCAACATTCCTTGTATCCTCTCTTCGTGTGAGTTGGCGTATATTCCCCTTCCAGCACCTGATACACTTTGGAAAGCCCCTACTGCCGAAGCATGGCTTAAAGCCGTGAAGAAGTATAGGCCTATGACGATGGACGAAGCTATGCGTCGaacattcttcctccccaccTACGGCACCTTCGACAAGCTGCACCAAAAGGCTGATACGCAGTTTtaccatctcctcaaccaAAGTGATTACGGTCCTTTTGCCCGTATGGCTATGGTGATCACCCTTCTCCGAGGCGTTATTGACATCGGGGAAGGGAAGCGTGATAGAGGAGATTGGAGGGATTTGACGGATTTGTGGGTGGGATGTTCGTGGTTGAGGCCGGGGAAGGTGATACTTGCACAGGATGGAACGGATTTGGGAGCGATTACGAGGGACGGTTTGAAGGATAGGTTCAAACAGGCTCTTCAAAAA tggagagaaggatgggattTTGATAGTCTTTGTGCTTGTCCCACGTCGGGTATTTTCAACCGTTCCAACGGAATGACCAGCCCTGAAAACAGTGGTTCGGAGAGATCACCCAATtctgatgaggatgaaataCCCAAGGAGACTTTAAATTATTGTGAAG ACGCACTACCCATCTACTGGCTCGCTCAAGCTCTGCTCAACATACTCTACGCCAACagcttccattcttccgGCACCAACCTCTTCAGCGGCTTGCGGTACGGCGATATGCTCAAGTCCGCACGAACATTTACAAGAACTGGCGAGGGTGTACCTATAAAGGTCAGAAATATGAGCGCTTCGCAAGCAAGGGACGGAAGCCACCGTAATTCTCATCCTGAAAATTCAATTTCCACCCAATCCATATCAGGACGCACAAAAGATAATCCCCCCACTCCAGCACTaacatcttccaacccGCCTTCTGTAACGTCCACCGGTTTTAGCCCCGCCGAAGCCAAATTATCCGGTTTGAGCGCAGACATAAATGATGGTACCTTCGCAGGGATCTTGGAGGCTCTTGCTGCTAATTCGGAGGAACTGGGGATGAATATCGGTTTGAATGCGGATGATTATCCTACTCAGTCTGGTTCCGATTCCGGTCCTGCATTTGGGGTTGTTGGTGCCAATAGTACCGCCATCACCCCGTCCCAAGCTAATGCTGGTGCAAGCATTACTGTCGGTAGTAGCGCAGGTAATGGGGACGTGGAGCTTACAGAGAACGATTTGGCGAAGCATCTTGGACTCATGATATGA